A region from the Paraburkholderia youngii genome encodes:
- the gsiB gene encoding glutathione ABC transporter substrate-binding protein GsiB: MNLLFPSSPFRLRALVSGGAVVFAMLAGNLAHAETTAVMAVASTFTTLDPYDANDTLSQAVAKSFYQGLFGFDKDMKLINVLADSYEASPDARVYTIKLRHGVKFQDGTDFNAAAVKANFDRVTDPANKLKRYNMFSRIEKTEVVDPYTVRVTLKAPFSAFVNVLAHPSAVMISPDALKKYGKDIAFHPVGTGPFELVKWDPAGDLTVKKFGGYWKKGYPKIDAIDWKPVVDNNTRAALMRTGEADFAFQVPFEQAAQLQSSPKVDLIAAPSIIERYISMNMNQKPFDNPKVREALNYAVNKEALTKVAFAGYATPADGVVPEGVDYAVKLGPWPYDPAKARALLKEAGYPNGFETTLWSAYNYSTAQKVIQFVQQQLAQVGIKASVEALEAGQRVAKVESAQDPATAPVRMYYAGWSSSTGEADWAISPLLAGYSMPPKMVNTSYYKSDAVDNDLKQALETTDRAQKAALYADAQKRIWADAPWIFLVKEKVVYARSKRLSGAYVAPDGSFNFDEIAIK; the protein is encoded by the coding sequence ATGAACCTGCTGTTCCCGTCCTCTCCGTTTCGTTTGCGCGCGCTCGTCAGCGGCGGCGCGGTGGTGTTCGCGATGCTTGCGGGCAATCTGGCGCACGCCGAAACCACGGCCGTGATGGCCGTTGCGTCGACCTTCACGACGCTCGATCCGTACGACGCGAACGACACGCTGTCGCAGGCGGTCGCGAAGTCGTTCTACCAGGGGCTGTTCGGCTTCGACAAGGACATGAAGCTCATCAACGTGCTGGCCGACAGCTATGAGGCGAGCCCCGACGCGCGCGTCTATACGATCAAGCTGCGCCACGGCGTGAAGTTCCAGGACGGCACCGACTTCAATGCGGCCGCCGTGAAGGCGAACTTCGATCGCGTGACCGATCCGGCCAACAAGCTGAAGCGCTACAACATGTTCAGCCGCATCGAGAAGACGGAAGTGGTCGATCCGTACACGGTGCGCGTCACACTGAAGGCGCCGTTCTCGGCATTCGTCAACGTGCTCGCGCATCCGTCGGCGGTGATGATCTCGCCGGATGCACTCAAGAAGTACGGCAAGGACATCGCGTTTCATCCGGTCGGCACGGGTCCGTTCGAACTCGTGAAGTGGGACCCGGCCGGCGACCTGACCGTGAAGAAGTTCGGCGGCTACTGGAAGAAGGGCTATCCGAAGATCGACGCGATCGACTGGAAGCCGGTCGTCGACAACAACACGCGCGCCGCGCTGATGCGCACCGGCGAGGCTGACTTCGCGTTCCAGGTGCCCTTCGAGCAGGCCGCGCAACTGCAGTCGAGTCCGAAGGTCGATCTGATCGCGGCGCCGTCGATCATCGAGCGCTACATCAGCATGAACATGAACCAGAAGCCGTTCGACAACCCGAAGGTGCGTGAGGCGCTGAACTACGCGGTCAACAAGGAAGCGCTGACCAAGGTCGCGTTCGCCGGTTACGCGACGCCGGCCGACGGCGTGGTGCCGGAAGGCGTCGACTACGCGGTCAAGCTCGGTCCGTGGCCGTACGATCCGGCGAAGGCGCGCGCACTGCTGAAGGAAGCGGGCTATCCGAACGGTTTCGAAACGACGCTGTGGTCCGCGTACAACTACTCGACCGCGCAGAAGGTGATCCAGTTCGTGCAGCAGCAGCTTGCGCAGGTCGGCATCAAGGCGAGCGTCGAGGCGCTCGAAGCGGGGCAGCGCGTCGCCAAGGTCGAAAGCGCGCAGGACCCGGCGACCGCGCCGGTGCGCATGTACTACGCGGGCTGGTCGTCGTCGACTGGCGAGGCGGACTGGGCGATCAGCCCGCTGCTGGCGGGTTACTCGATGCCGCCGAAGATGGTCAACACGTCGTACTACAAGAGCGACGCGGTGGACAACGATCTGAAGCAGGCACTCGAAACCACCGACCGCGCGCAGAAGGCCGCGCTGTACGCCGACGCGCAGAAGCGCATCTGGGCCGACGCGCCGTGGATCTTCCTCGTCAAGGAGAAGGTCGTGTATGCGCGCAGCAAGCGTCTGTCGGGCGCTTACGTCGCGCCGGACGGCTCGTTCAACTTCGACGAGATCGCGATCAAGTGA
- a CDS encoding M55 family metallopeptidase, whose protein sequence is MKVLISTDIEGIAGVFHAEQTRAGNGEYEAARRWMTLEANAAIEGAFAGGATDVWVNDSHGGFRNLLPDLLDPRAQVVLGKPRTLGMMAGLEYGAALVFMIGYHAKAQTRGILAHTINSFAFARVAFNGVELGEAGLYGALAEEYGARVALLSGDDVFAEETAPRFPGARFVVTKTATGQASGVTQSPASVREALRAAARDVVRQHIEAGRAPAATRGEPQAIDCELRVQTSGLADLFCQWPTLTRVDGVTLRFSAASAEHAVRMLNCLSAMSFMLR, encoded by the coding sequence ATGAAAGTCCTGATCTCCACCGACATCGAAGGCATCGCCGGCGTGTTTCATGCCGAGCAGACGCGCGCGGGCAACGGCGAATACGAAGCCGCGCGACGCTGGATGACGCTCGAAGCCAATGCCGCCATCGAAGGCGCGTTCGCGGGCGGCGCGACCGACGTGTGGGTCAACGATTCGCACGGCGGCTTTCGCAACCTGCTGCCCGATCTGCTCGATCCGCGCGCGCAGGTCGTGCTCGGCAAGCCGCGCACGCTCGGCATGATGGCCGGGCTCGAATACGGCGCGGCTCTCGTCTTCATGATCGGCTATCACGCGAAGGCGCAAACGCGCGGCATTCTCGCGCACACGATCAACAGCTTCGCGTTCGCGCGCGTCGCGTTCAATGGCGTGGAGCTAGGCGAAGCGGGGCTGTACGGCGCGCTCGCTGAAGAATATGGCGCACGTGTCGCGCTTTTGTCGGGTGACGACGTGTTCGCCGAGGAAACCGCGCCGCGTTTTCCAGGCGCGCGTTTCGTCGTCACAAAGACCGCGACCGGTCAGGCCAGCGGCGTCACGCAGTCGCCCGCGAGCGTGCGCGAGGCGCTGAGGGCTGCCGCGCGCGACGTGGTCCGTCAGCATATCGAAGCGGGCCGCGCGCCTGCCGCGACGCGTGGTGAGCCGCAAGCAATCGACTGCGAACTGCGCGTGCAAACGAGCGGGCTTGCCGATCTGTTCTGCCAATGGCCGACGCTCACGCGTGTCGATGGCGTGACGTTGCGTTTCAGTGCGGCGTCGGCCGAGCATGCGGTGCGGATGCTGAACTGTCTGTCGGCGATGTCGTTCATGTTGCGCTGA
- a CDS encoding isoaspartyl peptidase/L-asparaginase family protein: MNSNAVIAIHGGAGTILRTSMSASAETEYHAALNAVLSAGQRVLADGGSALDAVSEAVRLLEDCALFNAGHGAVYTAAGTHELDAAIMDGRTLDAGAICCVKRVRNPVLAARRVLERSDHVLFTGEGAEAFAAAQGLEFVDNSYFGTDARYRQWQLAREQQRPMLDHDAATLASAASGNGDPMPHEPIDPNRKFGTVGAVALDRHGHLAAATSTGGVTNKQVGRIGDTPLIGAGCYADDATCAVSTTGSGEMFMRMVAAYDVAAQMAYRQVSLEQAAHDVVMNRLPKIDGRGGLVAVDVHGNVTLPFNTEGMYRGFARLGEAPVTAIYR; this comes from the coding sequence ATGAACTCCAACGCAGTCATTGCCATTCACGGCGGGGCAGGGACGATCCTGCGCACGTCGATGTCGGCCAGCGCCGAAACCGAATATCACGCGGCGCTCAACGCGGTGCTGAGCGCCGGCCAGCGCGTGCTCGCCGACGGCGGAAGCGCGCTCGACGCGGTCAGTGAAGCGGTGCGGCTGCTTGAAGACTGCGCGCTTTTCAACGCGGGTCACGGCGCGGTCTACACGGCGGCCGGCACGCACGAGCTCGACGCCGCGATCATGGACGGCCGCACGCTCGACGCGGGCGCGATCTGCTGCGTGAAGCGCGTGCGCAATCCGGTTCTCGCCGCGCGCCGCGTGCTCGAGCGCAGCGACCACGTGCTGTTCACCGGCGAAGGCGCGGAAGCGTTCGCGGCCGCGCAGGGGCTCGAGTTCGTCGATAACAGCTACTTCGGTACCGACGCGCGCTATCGCCAATGGCAGCTCGCGCGCGAGCAGCAGCGTCCGATGCTCGATCACGACGCCGCGACGCTCGCGTCCGCGGCTTCGGGCAACGGCGACCCGATGCCGCACGAGCCGATCGATCCGAACCGCAAATTCGGCACCGTCGGCGCGGTCGCGCTCGACCGTCACGGGCATCTCGCCGCCGCGACCTCGACGGGCGGCGTGACCAACAAGCAGGTGGGCCGTATCGGCGACACGCCGCTGATCGGCGCCGGCTGCTATGCCGACGACGCGACCTGCGCGGTATCGACCACCGGCTCCGGCGAAATGTTCATGCGCATGGTCGCCGCCTACGACGTCGCCGCGCAGATGGCCTATCGCCAGGTGTCGCTCGAACAGGCCGCGCACGACGTCGTGATGAACCGCTTGCCGAAGATCGACGGACGCGGCGGACTCGTCGCCGTCGACGTGCATGGCAACGTCACGCTGCCGTTCAACACCGAAGGCATGTACCGCGGTTTCGCGCGGTTGGGCGAAGCGCCGGTGACGGCGATCTATCGCTAA
- a CDS encoding MurR/RpiR family transcriptional regulator, translating into MIHHPSAVSNPAEQAIAARISAAMPTLTPIHQRMGEYVLANLFRAATMRIDELASVVGASVASANRFARALGFDGYPQFREALVRGFEATLAPVERLRSAQETLAAGDDLIDASLEHAANNLHATRTSIDRATADAAVDAIIAARRVFVIGFGASAFLASLMEHGLLPYHDNVHSLALSGGPSHAARHLVRSGAGDLVIGIAFPRYVEDTIELARRASERGARVLALTDGPRSPLVRFADLALYVRTDRRLASNADSAVLAVIEALCDAVAYRAQRSVKAAAEVSEFVLPWLFDPQSGAAGAAPEPARAASKAARAKADDSQSKGIEATDTEAKAIPAVRTPRTNRTPQSKR; encoded by the coding sequence ATGATCCATCACCCGTCCGCTGTGTCGAACCCCGCCGAGCAGGCCATTGCCGCGCGCATCAGCGCCGCGATGCCGACGCTCACGCCGATCCACCAGCGCATGGGCGAGTACGTGCTCGCCAATCTGTTCCGCGCGGCGACGATGCGTATCGACGAACTCGCGAGCGTGGTCGGCGCGTCGGTGGCGAGCGCGAATCGTTTTGCGCGCGCGCTTGGCTTCGACGGTTATCCGCAGTTTCGCGAGGCGCTCGTGCGTGGCTTCGAGGCGACGCTCGCGCCGGTCGAGCGGTTGCGCAGCGCGCAGGAAACGCTCGCGGCCGGTGACGACCTGATCGACGCGTCGCTCGAGCACGCCGCCAACAATCTGCACGCAACGCGTACCTCGATCGATCGCGCGACCGCCGACGCCGCCGTCGATGCGATCATCGCCGCGCGCCGCGTCTTCGTGATCGGCTTCGGCGCCAGCGCGTTTCTCGCGAGCCTGATGGAGCACGGGCTGCTGCCCTATCACGACAACGTGCATTCGCTTGCGCTGAGCGGCGGGCCGTCGCATGCGGCGCGGCACCTCGTGCGTTCCGGTGCAGGCGATCTCGTGATCGGCATCGCGTTTCCGCGCTATGTCGAAGACACGATCGAGCTTGCGCGCCGCGCGTCCGAACGCGGTGCGCGCGTGCTTGCGCTCACCGACGGTCCGCGCTCGCCGCTCGTGCGGTTCGCGGACCTGGCGCTGTATGTCCGCACCGACCGGCGTCTCGCGTCGAATGCCGATTCGGCCGTGCTCGCGGTCATCGAGGCGTTGTGCGACGCGGTCGCGTATCGCGCGCAACGCTCGGTCAAGGCGGCCGCCGAGGTCAGCGAGTTCGTGCTGCCGTGGCTGTTCGATCCGCAGTCCGGCGCGGCCGGCGCCGCGCCGGAACCGGCGCGCGCCGCGAGCAAAGCCGCGCGCGCAAAGGCCGACGACAGCCAGTCCAAGGGCATCGAAGCAACGGATACCGAAGCAAAAGCCATCCCGGCGGTCCGCACTCCCCGAACCAACCGCACTCCACAATCCAAACGATGA
- a CDS encoding alpha/beta fold hydrolase encodes MLPKRLLCAAALCLCFAGVGTPALAQTGAAPATASTPPAAALGGPVRNIVLVHGAFVDGSSWNGVVAKLQQKGYHVSSVQNPLTSLADDVAATRRVLDRENGPVLLVGHSWGGVVITEVAANAPNVAGLVYVAALAPQLHESAMDVMKAGGPMPAGQSISKDANGFLWLDRARYHADLAADVPETVTRVLAAAQVPIAASAFDEPVDQVGWKDKPSWYVLTTKDRAVSPDLQKMIAGRIGAKVVPVASSHLAPVSHAGAVAEAIDHAARELSRQQQQ; translated from the coding sequence ATGTTGCCCAAACGTCTGCTTTGCGCCGCTGCGTTGTGTCTCTGTTTCGCGGGCGTCGGTACGCCCGCGCTTGCGCAAACGGGGGCGGCCCCCGCTACCGCCAGCACGCCGCCTGCCGCCGCGCTCGGCGGCCCGGTGCGCAACATCGTGCTCGTGCATGGCGCGTTCGTCGACGGCTCGAGCTGGAACGGCGTGGTCGCGAAGCTGCAGCAAAAGGGTTATCACGTGAGCTCGGTGCAGAACCCGCTGACGTCGCTCGCCGACGACGTTGCCGCGACCCGCCGTGTGCTCGATCGCGAGAACGGCCCGGTGCTGCTGGTCGGACATTCGTGGGGCGGCGTCGTGATCACCGAGGTCGCCGCCAATGCGCCGAACGTCGCCGGGCTCGTGTATGTTGCCGCGCTTGCGCCGCAACTGCACGAATCGGCGATGGACGTGATGAAGGCCGGCGGGCCGATGCCGGCCGGCCAGAGCATCAGCAAGGACGCGAACGGTTTTTTGTGGCTCGACCGCGCGCGCTATCACGCCGACCTCGCCGCCGACGTGCCCGAGACCGTCACCCGGGTGCTTGCCGCCGCGCAGGTACCGATCGCCGCGAGCGCATTCGACGAACCGGTCGATCAGGTCGGCTGGAAAGACAAACCATCGTGGTACGTGCTGACGACGAAAGACCGCGCGGTGTCGCCCGATTTGCAGAAAATGATCGCCGGGCGCATCGGCGCGAAGGTGGTGCCGGTCGCGTCGAGCCACCTCGCGCCGGTGTCGCACGCCGGGGCGGTGGCCGAGGCGATCGATCATGCGGCGCGCGAGTTGAGCCGGCAGCAGCAGCAGTAG
- the gsiC gene encoding glutathione ABC transporter permease GsiC, whose protein sequence is MLNFLVKRLLGLLPTLFIVAVLVFLFVHLLPGDPARLAAGPEADEATVALVRADLGLDKPMPQQFVRFFWRMAHGDFGVSTRSKRPVSQEIAERFFPTLWLTIASMVWAVVIGMAIGIASAVWRNRWPDRLGMTLAVSGISFPAFALGMLLMEIFSVQLGWLPIVGDGSWRSYVLPSLTLGAAVAAVMARFTRASFVEVLHEDFVRTARAKGVPERLVIVKHCLRNALIPVVTMMGLQFGFLLGGSIVVEVVFNWPGLGRLLIDAVSMRDYPIIQAEVLLFSLEFIIINLIVDVMYAVINPTIRFK, encoded by the coding sequence ATGCTGAACTTCCTCGTCAAACGTCTGCTGGGCCTGCTGCCGACGCTCTTCATCGTCGCCGTGCTGGTGTTCCTGTTCGTGCATCTGCTGCCGGGCGATCCGGCGCGGCTCGCCGCCGGTCCCGAAGCGGACGAAGCGACCGTCGCGCTGGTGCGCGCCGACCTCGGCCTCGACAAGCCGATGCCACAGCAGTTCGTCCGCTTCTTCTGGCGGATGGCGCACGGCGACTTCGGTGTTTCGACGCGCAGCAAGCGGCCGGTGAGCCAGGAGATCGCGGAACGCTTCTTCCCGACGCTGTGGCTGACGATCGCGAGCATGGTGTGGGCGGTCGTGATCGGCATGGCGATCGGCATCGCCTCGGCGGTGTGGCGCAATCGCTGGCCGGATCGGCTGGGCATGACGCTCGCGGTATCGGGCATTTCGTTTCCGGCGTTCGCGCTCGGCATGCTGCTGATGGAAATTTTCTCGGTGCAACTCGGCTGGCTGCCGATCGTCGGCGACGGTTCGTGGCGCAGCTACGTGCTGCCGTCACTGACGCTCGGCGCGGCGGTCGCGGCCGTGATGGCGCGCTTCACGCGGGCCTCGTTCGTCGAGGTGCTGCACGAGGACTTCGTGCGCACCGCGCGCGCGAAGGGCGTACCCGAGCGGCTCGTGATCGTCAAGCACTGCCTGCGCAACGCGCTGATTCCCGTCGTCACAATGATGGGCCTGCAGTTCGGCTTTCTGCTGGGCGGCTCGATCGTCGTCGAAGTGGTGTTCAATTGGCCGGGCCTCGGGCGCCTGCTGATCGATGCGGTGTCGATGCGCGACTATCCGATCATCCAGGCCGAGGTGCTGTTGTTCTCGCTCGAATTCATCATCATCAACCTGATCGTCGACGTGATGTACGCGGTGATCAACCCGACCATTCGTTTCAAGTGA
- a CDS encoding dipeptide ABC transporter ATP-binding protein, which translates to MPTPSHTASPLIETLPPQRVLAVEDLTVAFRRGDSIFNAVRNLSFTVERGETLAIVGESGSGKSVTSLALMRLIEHGGGRLAGGSIAFRRRDGSVLDLAKTSSGTMRTVRGADIAMIFQEPMTSLNPVFTVGDQISEATALHQGKSREAARAETLRLLELVRIPEARRVAARYPHQLSGGMRQRVMIAMALSCKPALLIADEPTTALDVTIQAQILQLIRGLQDEMNMGVIFITHDMGVVAEVADRVLVMYRGEKVEEGASDALFAAPSHPYTKALLAAVPRLGSMHGTDRPARFPILTVEQAGANGADAAVQPAAAVAEEAQPPVRDDTPPILRVRDLVTRFPVRSGLFGRMTGRVHAVEKVSFDLRPGETLALVGESGCGKSTTGRSLLRLVESQSGSIEFAGKEISSLSGPALQALRRDIQFIFQDPFASLNPRLTIGFSIMEPLLVHGVAQGAEAQARVAWLLEKVGLPAEAARRYPHEFSGGQRQRIAIARALALNPKVVIADESVSALDVSVQAQIVNLMLDLQRELGVAYLFISHDMAVVERVSHRVAVMYLGQIVEIGPRRAVFEAPQHPYTKKLMSAVPVADPARRHAKRLLAADDIPSPIRALHDGPVVAPLVAVGPDHFVAQHRIGGAY; encoded by the coding sequence GTGCCGACTCCCTCGCACACCGCCAGCCCGCTCATCGAAACCCTGCCGCCGCAGCGCGTGCTCGCGGTCGAGGATCTGACGGTCGCATTCCGCCGCGGCGACTCAATATTCAACGCGGTCCGCAATCTGTCCTTTACGGTCGAGCGCGGCGAGACGCTCGCGATCGTCGGCGAATCGGGCTCCGGGAAGTCGGTCACGTCGCTGGCGCTGATGCGGCTGATCGAGCACGGCGGCGGACGACTTGCCGGCGGCAGCATCGCGTTCCGGCGGCGCGACGGCAGTGTGCTCGATCTCGCGAAGACGTCTTCCGGCACGATGCGCACGGTGCGCGGCGCCGACATCGCGATGATCTTCCAGGAGCCGATGACCTCGCTCAATCCGGTCTTCACGGTCGGCGACCAGATCAGCGAGGCGACCGCGCTGCACCAGGGCAAGAGCCGCGAGGCCGCGCGCGCCGAAACCTTGCGTCTGCTCGAACTCGTGCGGATTCCGGAGGCGAGGCGCGTCGCCGCGCGCTACCCGCATCAGCTGTCGGGCGGCATGCGCCAGCGCGTGATGATCGCGATGGCATTGTCGTGCAAGCCCGCGCTCTTGATCGCCGACGAGCCGACCACCGCGCTCGACGTGACGATCCAAGCGCAGATCCTGCAACTGATCCGCGGCTTGCAGGATGAGATGAACATGGGCGTGATCTTCATCACGCACGACATGGGCGTGGTCGCCGAAGTGGCCGACCGGGTCCTCGTGATGTATCGCGGCGAGAAGGTGGAGGAAGGCGCATCGGACGCGCTGTTCGCCGCGCCGTCGCATCCGTACACGAAGGCGCTGCTCGCGGCGGTGCCTCGGCTCGGCTCGATGCACGGCACCGATCGGCCGGCGCGCTTCCCGATCCTGACCGTCGAGCAGGCCGGCGCGAACGGCGCCGATGCCGCGGTGCAGCCAGCCGCCGCCGTCGCCGAAGAAGCGCAGCCGCCGGTGCGCGACGACACGCCGCCGATTCTGCGCGTGCGCGATCTGGTCACGCGCTTTCCGGTTCGCAGCGGCCTGTTCGGCCGCATGACGGGCCGCGTGCATGCGGTCGAAAAAGTCAGCTTCGATTTGCGGCCCGGCGAAACGCTCGCGCTGGTCGGCGAGTCGGGCTGCGGCAAGTCGACCACGGGCCGCTCGCTGCTGCGGCTCGTCGAAAGTCAGAGCGGCTCGATCGAATTCGCTGGCAAGGAAATCAGCTCGCTGAGCGGGCCCGCGTTGCAGGCGCTGCGCCGCGATATCCAGTTTATTTTCCAGGACCCGTTCGCGTCGTTGAATCCGCGCTTGACCATCGGCTTCTCGATCATGGAGCCGCTGCTCGTGCACGGCGTCGCGCAGGGTGCCGAAGCGCAGGCGCGCGTCGCGTGGCTGCTCGAGAAAGTCGGCTTGCCGGCCGAGGCCGCGCGTCGCTATCCGCATGAGTTTTCGGGCGGGCAGCGTCAGCGTATCGCGATTGCCCGCGCGCTCGCGTTGAATCCGAAAGTCGTGATCGCCGACGAATCGGTGTCCGCGCTCGACGTCTCGGTGCAGGCGCAGATCGTCAATCTGATGCTCGATCTGCAGCGCGAACTCGGCGTCGCATATCTGTTCATTTCGCACGACATGGCCGTGGTCGAGCGCGTCAGTCATCGCGTCGCGGTGATGTATCTCGGCCAGATCGTCGAGATCGGTCCGCGTCGCGCGGTGTTCGAGGCGCCGCAGCATCCGTACACGAAGAAGCTGATGAGCGCGGTGCCGGTCGCCGATCCCGCGCGCCGTCACGCGAAACGCCTGCTTGCCGCCGACGATATTCCGAGCCCGATCCGCGCGCTGCACGACGGGCCGGTGGTCGCGCCGCTCGTCGCGGTGGGACCGGATCACTTCGTCGCACAGCATCGCATCGGCGGCGCGTATTGA
- a CDS encoding DmpA family aminopeptidase encodes MSTNIHHSAERAPHIGTLPAGALGTIADVDGVSVGHCTLAEGALQTGVTVIRPHRGDPFVDKVPAAASVINGFGKSVGLVQLDELGALETPIALTNTFGVGTVAQAQIRAAIRANPRIGREWSTVNPLVFECNDGYLNDIQALAVTEQHFNEAFDAASTDVASGAVGAGRGMSCFDLKGGIGTASRVVSAAGRDYTFGALVLANFGRLPMLTIDGTPLGPVLAERAAAAEAANAANAAASATSDKREQGSIIMIVATDAPLDARQLKRLSLRAAAGLARTGSVYGHGSGDIALAFSTAYTVPHGADFVALPPLVADHCMDPLFRACADSVEQAIVDALWSAESVTGRDGHRRLSLRDSVPDLAQLLRNSAR; translated from the coding sequence ATGAGCACGAATATCCATCACTCGGCTGAGCGTGCGCCGCATATCGGCACGTTGCCGGCCGGAGCGCTCGGCACGATCGCCGACGTGGACGGCGTCAGCGTCGGTCATTGCACGCTTGCCGAAGGCGCGTTGCAAACCGGCGTCACCGTGATCCGACCGCACCGCGGCGATCCGTTCGTCGACAAGGTGCCGGCCGCCGCGTCGGTGATCAACGGCTTCGGCAAGAGCGTCGGGCTCGTGCAACTCGACGAACTCGGCGCGCTGGAGACGCCGATCGCGCTGACCAACACATTCGGCGTCGGTACGGTCGCGCAGGCGCAGATCCGCGCGGCGATTCGCGCGAATCCGCGCATCGGCCGCGAATGGTCGACCGTCAATCCGCTAGTGTTCGAATGCAACGACGGCTACCTGAACGATATTCAGGCGCTCGCCGTGACCGAACAGCATTTCAACGAAGCGTTCGATGCCGCGAGTACCGATGTCGCGAGCGGTGCGGTCGGCGCGGGGCGCGGCATGTCGTGCTTCGATCTGAAGGGCGGCATCGGCACTGCGTCAAGGGTGGTCAGTGCGGCGGGCCGTGACTACACCTTCGGTGCGCTCGTGCTGGCCAACTTCGGCCGTCTGCCGATGCTGACGATCGACGGCACGCCGCTCGGCCCCGTGCTGGCCGAACGCGCGGCTGCGGCCGAGGCGGCAAATGCTGCTAATGCTGCTGCCAGCGCAACCTCCGACAAACGCGAGCAAGGCTCGATCATCATGATCGTCGCGACCGATGCGCCGCTCGACGCGCGCCAATTGAAACGCCTGTCGTTGCGCGCGGCGGCGGGTCTCGCGCGTACCGGCTCGGTGTACGGCCACGGCAGCGGCGATATCGCGCTGGCGTTTTCGACCGCGTACACGGTGCCGCACGGCGCGGACTTCGTCGCGCTGCCGCCGCTCGTCGCCGATCATTGTATGGACCCGCTGTTTCGCGCGTGCGCCGACAGCGTCGAACAGGCGATCGTCGATGCGTTGTGGAGCGCCGAATCCGTCACCGGCCGCGACGGCCATCGGCGGCTGTCGCTGCGCGACAGCGTGCCCGATCTTGCCCAACTGCTGAGGAATTCCGCGCGATGA
- the gsiD gene encoding glutathione ABC transporter permease GsiD has product MSTTATGPNAANPALAERAIRTPWSEFWRKFRKQHVALAAGVFVLLLIVIAIIAPHIVPYDPENFFDYDALNAGPSPAHWFGVDSLGRDIFSRILVGSRISLEAGFLSVAIGAVIGTFFGLLAGYYEGWWDRITMRVADVLFAFPGILLAIGVVAILGNGMINVISAVAIFSIPAFARLVRGNTLMLKQLTYIEAARSIGASDWTIIVRHILPGTISSVVVYLTMRIGTSIITAASLSFLGLGAQPPTPEWGAMLNEARADMVTAPHIALFPSLAIFLTVLAFNLLGDGLRDALDPKLDRP; this is encoded by the coding sequence ATGAGCACCACTGCCACCGGGCCGAACGCGGCCAATCCCGCGCTCGCCGAACGCGCGATCCGCACGCCGTGGAGCGAGTTCTGGCGCAAGTTCCGCAAGCAGCATGTCGCGCTGGCCGCCGGCGTGTTCGTGCTGCTCTTGATCGTGATCGCGATCATCGCGCCGCATATCGTGCCGTACGACCCCGAGAATTTCTTCGACTACGACGCGCTGAACGCGGGGCCGTCGCCCGCGCACTGGTTCGGCGTCGATTCGCTGGGCCGCGATATTTTCAGCCGCATCCTCGTCGGTTCGCGCATTTCGCTCGAAGCGGGCTTTCTGTCCGTTGCGATCGGCGCGGTGATCGGCACGTTCTTCGGTCTGCTTGCCGGGTACTACGAGGGCTGGTGGGATCGCATCACGATGCGCGTGGCCGATGTGCTGTTCGCGTTCCCCGGCATTCTGCTCGCGATCGGCGTGGTCGCGATTCTCGGCAACGGCATGATCAACGTGATCAGCGCGGTGGCGATCTTCAGCATCCCGGCGTTCGCGCGGCTCGTGCGCGGCAATACGCTGATGCTCAAACAGCTCACCTACATCGAAGCGGCGCGCAGCATCGGCGCGTCGGACTGGACCATCATCGTGCGGCATATTCTGCCGGGCACGATTTCATCGGTCGTCGTGTATCTGACGATGCGCATCGGCACGTCGATCATCACGGCGGCGAGCCTGTCGTTCCTCGGCCTGGGCGCGCAGCCGCCGACGCCCGAGTGGGGCGCGATGCTCAACGAAGCGCGCGCCGATATGGTGACCGCGCCGCATATCGCGCTGTTTCCGAGCCTCGCTATTTTTCTGACCGTGCTCGCGTTCAACCTGCTCGGCGACGGTCTGCGCGATGCGCTTGACCCGAAGCTGGATCGGCCATGA